Proteins co-encoded in one Stenotrophomonas maltophilia genomic window:
- a CDS encoding tyrosine-type recombinase/integrase — protein sequence MSTVEQYLDAATRANTERAYAGATRHFEVDWGGHLPATADQVARYLAAYAGQLALNTLKHRLAALAQWHHAHGFADPTRAPIVRKVLKGIQTLHPSQEKRATPLQLTQLGQVVDWLDGAAAAAGTRGDPAGRLRHLRDRALVLLGFWRGFRGDELVRLQVQDLRLVPGEGMTCFLSHSKGDRQHTGRTYKVPALSRWCPVAATSAWIAAADLHEGPLFRAVDQWAGIAATPLHPNSLVRLLRRIFREAGLASPDDYSSHSLRRGFAGWANANGWDVKALMEYVGWRDVNSAMRYLDGADPFARERIEASLPPIAPPRLALPAPAVAPVPSTTVEATITLTRLTPRVRGLAKAHRLIEQICLHPHQAQRLDADGTRYRLAIAASDDAALEETIAMLLDEMHRIADNHQCFLAVALRDEAGGRHWD from the coding sequence ATGAGCACGGTCGAGCAGTACCTGGATGCGGCCACCCGCGCCAACACCGAGCGCGCGTACGCCGGCGCGACCCGTCACTTCGAGGTCGACTGGGGCGGTCATCTGCCGGCGACCGCCGATCAGGTGGCCCGCTACCTGGCCGCCTACGCGGGGCAACTCGCACTCAACACGCTCAAGCACCGGCTCGCAGCCTTGGCCCAGTGGCATCACGCGCACGGCTTTGCCGACCCCACGCGGGCCCCGATCGTGCGCAAGGTGCTCAAGGGCATCCAGACCTTGCACCCGAGCCAAGAGAAGCGCGCCACACCGCTGCAGCTCACGCAACTGGGCCAGGTGGTGGATTGGCTCGACGGCGCCGCGGCCGCGGCCGGCACGCGCGGCGATCCGGCCGGCCGGCTCCGGCACCTGCGCGATCGCGCCCTGGTGCTGCTGGGCTTCTGGCGCGGCTTCCGCGGCGACGAACTGGTTCGTCTGCAGGTGCAGGACCTGCGCCTGGTGCCCGGCGAAGGCATGACCTGCTTCCTGTCGCACAGCAAGGGCGACCGCCAGCACACCGGCCGGACCTACAAGGTGCCGGCGCTGTCGCGCTGGTGTCCGGTCGCGGCGACCTCGGCCTGGATCGCGGCGGCCGACCTCCACGAGGGCCCGCTGTTCCGCGCGGTCGACCAGTGGGCGGGGATCGCCGCCACGCCGCTGCATCCCAACAGCCTGGTGCGCCTGCTGCGGCGGATCTTCCGCGAGGCCGGCCTGGCCTCGCCCGACGACTACAGCAGCCACTCGCTGCGCCGGGGTTTCGCCGGCTGGGCCAACGCCAACGGCTGGGACGTGAAGGCGCTGATGGAGTACGTCGGCTGGCGCGACGTAAATTCGGCGATGCGCTACCTCGATGGCGCCGATCCGTTCGCCCGTGAGCGCATCGAAGCCAGTCTGCCGCCGATCGCGCCCCCGCGCCTGGCGCTGCCGGCGCCGGCTGTCGCGCCGGTGCCGAGCACGACAGTGGAGGCGACCATCACGCTGACCCGGCTCACCCCGCGCGTGCGCGGCCTGGCCAAGGCCCATCGGCTGATCGAGCAGATCTGCCTGCACCCCCACCAGGCGCAGCGGCTCGATGCCGATGGCACTCGCTACCGCCTGGCGATCGCCGCATCTGACGACGCGGCGCTGGAAGAAACCATCGCGATGCTGCTCGACGAGATGCACCGCATCGCCGACAACCACCAGTGCTTCCTCGCCGTCGCCTTGCGCGATGAAGCGGGCGGCCGCCATTGGGACTGA
- a CDS encoding DNA-binding protein, which translates to MARAGLYKSDVQKARDALLAQRKKPSVDAVRVALGNTGSKTTIHRYLRELEGEEGGGPARTVAVSDALQDLVARLASRLQEEAEAILTQERERHQAELHSRQQALSGAQEEAAALSSRLQRTEASLHQEQAAHALLQQNLGDRIAEIAQLNERIAGMTVRLADHEAHTRSLEDKHAHAREALEHYRTSTKEQREQELRRHEHQVQELQVALRQANEALGAKNQELLVLNRDNGQWLERHGRIERELAQLRQAHEGQHSEVVALRQTATDYLALQERWKTDAKTLDTMRNELAQVQDTLARERERRESAEADALRANARLEALEPLLNQLTPAQNAVKKTRRGHAQDGGAD; encoded by the coding sequence ATGGCGCGCGCAGGACTCTATAAGAGTGACGTCCAGAAGGCGCGCGACGCGCTGCTGGCCCAACGCAAGAAGCCGTCAGTCGACGCGGTGCGAGTGGCCTTGGGCAACACGGGCTCCAAGACCACGATCCACCGCTACTTGCGTGAACTGGAAGGAGAGGAAGGCGGCGGTCCGGCGAGGACGGTAGCCGTTAGTGATGCTTTGCAGGACTTGGTTGCGCGCTTGGCCTCGCGGCTCCAGGAGGAAGCAGAGGCCATCCTCACCCAGGAGCGTGAGCGCCATCAGGCTGAGCTCCACAGTCGGCAACAGGCGCTTTCCGGTGCCCAAGAGGAGGCTGCCGCCTTGAGCAGTCGGCTGCAGCGCACCGAAGCAAGCCTGCACCAAGAGCAAGCTGCTCACGCCCTCCTTCAACAGAATCTAGGTGACAGGATCGCGGAAATCGCCCAGTTGAACGAGCGCATCGCTGGCATGACGGTGCGGCTGGCTGATCATGAGGCGCATACGCGTTCTCTGGAGGACAAGCATGCCCATGCCCGGGAAGCGCTTGAGCACTACCGCACTTCAACCAAAGAGCAGCGTGAGCAAGAGCTTCGCCGTCACGAGCATCAGGTCCAAGAGCTGCAAGTAGCCTTACGTCAGGCCAATGAAGCCTTGGGCGCGAAGAATCAGGAGCTGTTGGTGCTGAACCGCGACAATGGTCAATGGCTGGAGCGCCACGGGCGGATTGAGCGTGAGCTTGCCCAGCTACGACAGGCCCACGAAGGCCAACACAGCGAGGTCGTGGCGTTGCGCCAGACCGCGACGGACTATTTGGCACTGCAGGAGCGCTGGAAGACTGACGCCAAGACCTTGGATACCATGCGCAACGAGCTAGCTCAAGTTCAAGACACCCTTGCGCGGGAGCGTGAGCGCCGCGAGAGCGCTGAAGCCGATGCGTTGCGTGCCAATGCACGTCTTGAAGCGCTAGAGCCTCTACTGAATCAACTGACGCCAGCACAAAATGCGGTGAAGAAAACTCGGCGCGGCCATGCGCAAGATGGGGGAGCCGACTGA